The stretch of DNA CTGACAACACTCTGTACCATCTCTTAGAGGTCTCGCTGGTACCATCTTAGTATACAAGATCGCCTCTGCGCTCTCAGACCAAGGAGCCGACCTTGACACCGTCGAGGATGTCGCCAAGTACGTTACTTCGAGATTGGGTACTATCGGTGTAGGACTCGATCACTGTCATGTAAGTTATGACTCCACGTTATACGGCAGAAAGATGTACTGAATGTTCATTGCTCATCTAGGTCCCCGGAACCAATGTCGGTGAATCACACTTGGACGACAACCAACTTGAATTAGGTATGGGTATTCACAACGAAGCCGGTACACACAAACTTGAATTACCCTCTATTGCCCAATTGGTCGATCAGATGTTATCTAAGATCACGAATACCGACGATCCCGAGAGATCTTATGTCCCATTCAAGAATGATGGATCAGACGAAGTTGTCTTGTTAGTCAACAATTTAGGAGCTATTAGTGAATTGGAAATTGGTGGTATCACCGGTGAAGGTGGGTTCACATCCGCAAATCAATGACTATCGAACTACTCAAAACTGATAAATTGGATTATTTTGTCATTGCTTAGCTGTAAAATGGCTTCAAAGCAAAAACATCAAGACCCGACGAGTCCTCTCCGGAACATACATGACATCCCTCAACATGCCTGGATTCTCACTTACCCTCTTGCTCCTCCCTGGTAAATCCGAATCATCAACTTACTCCTCTTCACAAATTTTGGAATACCTCGATGCCCCCGCCAGTGCTCCTGGATGGGCTTGGACATCAGGTAAAGAACCTGGAGTGGTTGGTGCGAAGGTCGATGAGGTCgtacaagagaagaaaggcaaggAAGTCGATTTAGCTCGTGAGTATCTCACCTGCTCTTTACCGGTTCCAACGCCAGTCAAAAAATTTGAATGCTCCACATGTATGATATGCATGCTGATCGCATAACCTGCATCAGCAACCGACTCATCCGAGTTCTTGGCCGCCATCACCCGATCATGTAAAGCTCTTATCGCTGCTGAACCCGAACTCACCCAACAAGACCAAATCgcaggtgatggagatgcaGGCCTAACCTTGGAAGCAGGTGCCAAAGCCATTCTCAAAGTGATCGAATCGGGCAAATTGGCCGGAAAGAATGTGATTGAAGATATCGGTGTGATTGCCGAagtggtagaagaagatatgggaGGTACTTCCGGTGCATTGTACTCCATCTTCTTTGCTGGATTGGGTAAAGCTTTGAGAGATGCAGCGAACCAAGGTAATAAACAGACCACACCGGATGTTTGGAGCGGGGCTGCTGAACAGGCTTTGGACACTTTGTACAAATGTAAGTCTTCTCTGCCATTACTGACTGACCTTCCTATGACAAAGGAGAAACGCTGATGCAAAGAGATATATGCAGACACCAGAGCCAGACCACCCTCCAGAACCCTCGTAGACCCCCTCGAAGCTTTCATCGCCTCCCTACCTTCCAAGGGACTTAACGGTGCCGCTGAAGATGCCCACAAAGCTGCTGACAAGACTAAAGAGTTGGTCGCTAAAGCTGGTAGAGGTGCTTATGTCAATCAAGAagacttgaagaagagggaagtaCCTGACCCTGGAGCTTGGGGTATCTGGAGGATCGTAGATGGTTTGAGAGGTTTTGAGGCGTAAAGTACCTTCGCCAACTATGCTCGACACAGGTAGGACAATGAGTTTAAAAATCATTCTCAGTCTCTAAATTAGGTTCGATAAGAAGTTATAAGTAATTTTATTTTATTTTGGTATGCATTGTGATTATGATTGATTAATTGGTCCATTGTTCAAGATATAGTGGATTCCGTCATCTACATTCtactgatatatatatatcatgttATCCTTGACTGGCTATAGATTTTTTGGATCTATAAATCTGAGATAGGTTCCGAGGTTGGAGGGCAATGCTAAACCCATAATAcacaatgatgatatcagttCGCATCGTCTCACACATGCATGTGATCATGGTTCGCCAATTGAGAAGTAAAATTTCTTGATGTGTAAACTCACGTTGAACCCTTCCAAGCGAGGTAATCCCCATTCTTCAGGATTGAACTCTTCCAAATGCGATAACACCTGTTTAGCACCGAAGTTGGCTTCTGGATCCAAAGCTAATAGTTCTGGGTCCGGTACCCATATCACTGTGAGGGAATGTTCAGTAAGCGATCTATCAAAATGACTGTGTACACAACCGTACAGTTGAAGGGAACAGGACATGTATAAGAAAAATCAAGGATGTCCAGAGCGGCAGGTGAGGTAGATCCACGATATAGTCATAATGGTAAATCCACTTACCGTTCATACCTGCTGCTACACCAGCTATCACACCCGGTCTAGCATCTTCAAATACGAtccctttcgatctttcGATCCGTTGGGCATCGGTACATTCCTCAGCAGTACCTACATCCCTACCTGTAAAGGAACAAAGATCAAGGTTAACTTTCTTGCTCGATGAGTAGGTGCGTATAGGAGTATCTATCTGTATATCGAGATCACTTCGATATGAAATTGATAGGATTAAGTGATGTTATAATGACTCACCTAAACTATGAGCAGCAGCTAAGAAAACATCAGGTTTAGGTTTACCCCTACCAGGTTTCACTTCTGGTGAATCGCCTGTTAAAATACATGATGGAGGGAACAATGAGAATATGTGAGGGAGATGGGTCTACAGTTCATATCATAAAGCGAAATTAGCATATGATAGTTTGTCAGCACACACACATGGTATATAGTTTGGAGGATTagaggatggtggaagagCGATAAAGACGACTTACCGTTTTATATTGGAAGTTTTCATAGGTTGATCCAGTAGCTAAAGCGATCGGTACGCCTACATCGTACTATTGATCATACAAAATTTGACTGATTTCAGCTATATTACTCATAGGAGATTTTTGTGACTATGGCAGCTGAATGTGATAATGTGCAGTTAACTCACCAGACCTTTGACCAAAGCCGCAGCACCTCTCATAGGTTCTACTTTCCTGAACaactcttccctcttcctatctccttctttcatGTACTCTTCCACTGTCATGTCTTCCTTTACTCGTGGGAAATGAGAGAGGATGTACTCTGCCGCCATGACCGATGCTGTTGAAGTATTCAATCATTTGTCAGCTCGCCATCATGACCTCCTGAGCTCGAGTATGATACGCCCTCCCTCGTTCATACGTTGTCCCTTTATCGTCGGGATACACAATTTGAGAGTATCAAGTATCAAGTAGACTCACTCTTCCCCATCACTCCCGCTTTGATCTCCCAAGTCATCTTGTACCCATATCGTTCGAGTGTACTATCTAATTAGGTTACACCACCTTAGTTGTTGGGGAGTAAAAGAAGAACGCTGGAACGGCAGACTTACTTGTTACCTGTGTATATATCCTCTATGAGACCAAAAAGATTATCAGAACCCTAAATCCTCATTCTAGAGTTCATTTGAGAGGTGAGGATCAGGTCCATGtcaacttgacttacctcgGAATCACTATCGTAATCGAGATATAATATCATGGTAATCATCAGCATTTTTAGTATCACAGTAATCTATGATTCGGTATCTCTCACACTGTAGAAAACAcaatcatcacatcagcGACAGGTCGAGACAGCCGTCGGAcgacaatgagaatgagaatggtaaGAGGTGCCAGTACACTCACTCAATAACCCATCCATGTCGAATATACAATATTCGATCTTCGGTCGAATCTCCTTCGTCGTGCTtgtcgatgacgatgacatggTGAGGTATATGTATGAATGTTTTCGACACGACTGACGTTGCAGGTTATGGAGATGACAGATGTCAAGTATACTTCACTTCAATAGGAATGGATATGCTGTTTGAAGAAGTATCGTACAACAAAGACACGAAATGATCTGCAGAACTGAGTGGATGTTCGTTGATCTTTTTACAACTCGATTCCCGAATTCAACTTCGGACCGGGAATTATGAACAATTCATTCATCCATGCAGTTTCCATTCGTTTGATatcctccatcctcatcatcatcttctcgtctGTCACAGCATAAATCCAGAGAGCTGATGGTCCATGTAACTACGTACATGCGGATCATTGGGCCATAGAACGCGTACACGTAGTCAATAGGCGAAGATGAATCTTGTTGTTGATGCACTGCAACCGATACCTTCCAcctgatatgatatgatattttCATATTTCCGATTAAAAACCTCTATGTATTCTATATATCaatagatatgatatggcAAGTATAAGTAATAAAATGTCCCTTTTCCTCCGAGCATTACTAAAGCAAAGCAGAGTAAACGCAGGTAAACGAATGAGGGatagaaaggaaaagatagCGAAGAACGAAAGAAGTAGTAAGGGTAAAAATGTCCAAGGGTTgtagaaaggaagaagaaaagataaatGTCCATAGGGGAGTAAAATCGGATAGTATGAAAGGTAAAAGATATTTGACCTCTAGATAAAATGTTATTGTTGGTAATGCTACATGTGTGTACTGTTGATGAATGCTATTTATTATAAAGACCTTTCCTGTCGAAGATCTGAAGATCGGAGAACTTGAATTTGAACGAAGCGAGATACATCGTGTGTGATTTTAACTCAACACGATCtgatctcctccatcttgtTCCGATTCTAGTCCTATAGCAGTCACTGGTGTAGCAGGTGTGATCGTTCCTTTCTTCACACAGGTTTGACGATCGGGAGAAACGACGTATCCATCGAAGCATGAGTATACTTGGCATGTACCGGATTCACAACCTGTTGCTCGAGCGTTGGCGATAAGTGAGCAATCTTGACTGTTTTCGTATGAACCCAGTTTGAGGTCAGCTCTTCCTTCCTAGTAATACACTGATCGACCACGGATCATTAAGTGATCGACGCGTAATAGCAAACTCACCCAGCGCCAAGAGCCAAACAACCCCCACAAGAGTTCAATTCGCTATCCAACTCTACACATTCAAAACCAACTTTGAACCAATCTGCCAGACTGTTCAAACTAGTTTCCAACTTGTTCACACTCTCCGGTGAAATATCGTCagaggtgggaatgggacaGGCAACAGATCCACCAGGGCAGAGGAAACTTGAAtaatctttcttcttcaatggtTCGACTTTCTTGGCTCGTTTTTGTGCACCCATACGACGCGATGGCTGAGGTGCTCGGGGTTGTAATTTGTCGGCGGGGGCGGCTGCTGCTGCGTTGACGTACGTTATGAGCGAGGTACCTagtatgaagatgaggatcaatcgattgatagATGGCGGTAGGGAGATCATTTTGTGTGAAATAGGCGTGATGTCGTGTGGACGTGAGATAGTTGGCGAAGATGGTAAATTTGAGATGAAATGAGTTGTTTGTGTGTATATGTTTCGTGAAATTGCTTCTCGGGAATCGGTTGATATATATGTTGATGAAAGCCAAGAGGTtaatcaacaacaacaacaacaacaatgatTTTATCACCTGATAAATGATCTTTCTAAGAGACAGTAGTGTTGTTTTCTATTTTAGTCTGATATCTCGGACACGATCCAATTGTTACTCCGTCGAATATAACCTTCTGATGGGTTGTGGAATGTTGTTTActatgttcttcttcttcttgttcttctcgATGATAACGGTGATCGACAAAAGTCAAAAGGAATGCCTTTGAATATCGTCGGGAAGTGTAGTAAGAATCCAGGAATTCCTCTCTGTATAATTCGATTAATCTTCTTTACTTGAAATCACCCTTGGCTGCGTTTTCCAAATTCCACGATTATACCTCGCTGTTCGCACGCTTCTTCGAAGTTAATTCAGGTTGCTCGCATGTGACACAACTAATGAGATATATGAGAACAATAGTGATGAAgcaaaaggaagaatgaaaagaagagcgatgagatgggatatatcatatcatcttttgAAATAATGCTGTAAACGGTAAGGTATGATTCCCACTGTACGTTGTATGCTGTACGTTGTGCGTTGTCGtcagaagagagagagagagggcTGTGGGCTGTAGGCTGTTTACGATTGCAGTTTTTCCCTCGCGCGGTGTTTTTCCCACTTCCCAATTTTTTACCTGCTATAGTAAAAAGTAAAACATCCGATATGTTTACCTTTCTTACCCTGATGTTAAACATGAAAAGACTGTACGCGGGAGATCACCGTGAATGCCTTGATAATTATGATCCCCCATCATCACCCTAATTTTTTAGCAGATGACACATAATCCGCCCTTATCCCCCTTACGcccttcttatcttccttctcgcTCGATCAAGTATACAATCCGGTGTGGCTTTTCCGAGCCGGTGGACCTTATACATGGAAAACGCGGTTTTCACACTGCGGTGCTCATGTTGAAGAACAAGGAAGATACGTTAGACTGAACTCTAATTTGGTCGTTCAGAGCGCCAATGTTTACCTTAGAGGGTAAACAAAGTGAAACTACAGTTAGCTGTAGTAACAGTAGTAGTAGTTTGAAATCCATTCGTGTAGTAACGTCATGATGAATTTCTACCATAGGGTATGGTAGAAAAGATTTTATTCAAGCCAAATTAATCTGTTATCTCGTTATGTCCTTGAGCCATTTCAAAGACACGCAGTAATAACGAGATAAGCAATTGCCGCATAGTTTATGCGTGTCTGTGTGCTTTGTGATCGATGACTAAGACCGTCAATCGGATTGTGATTGCAAGTAGGTACGATCATACACACTGCACGATTGGATCGGGATTGGCAAGGATTGAGACACAGATTGAAACAAGGAGCTGTAGTGCTAAGTGGCAAGCAAGATATCGGTCATATGAAAAGCACGGACAGGTACACAAAACACGTACTTCCATATGCGGGATCTGTGCCACGCATACCATACACACCCCGTTGCCAACATTGTGTCTCCCACGGTAGTCGTGAGAGGATTTGAATACGTAagcatgtatgtatatgacTCGAGTTCCTCAAGTGGAGGTCGGATATCTTGAAACGTTTCGAGTGAACCAGAAAAAGTTGGGACATGGGTGATGAAGCAAGTACCTTATTGCGTCTGAGTGCTAGATGTCTTCTTACTCTTACTTAGTAAAGAAACGTTCCGAAAAGAAGCATTCGACCTTCCTGACTGTCTCTTATCCCCTTTGCCGGACCGAAATCTACAgaacttttttttttcaaAGTGAAACATTTGCTTAGGAATTTTCGAGTAGCTCAAAGGGATATAAAGGGCATTCAAGCACTATCCTCTGTCTACCCAGGTCGTACTAGAGTCATCGGCTATAGAAGATACCTTCACAACGATACAAGATCGAACATGTCGATTAAGGAGTGGACACCATCGAGCTGGAGGGAGAAGCCTATCGCACAGGTGAGTGGTCGAACGATTCAGCGTGACAAACTGCCCATTGCAAGACGAGCACTTAGTCTTCTGTTGAGAAACTCAGTGCTGTGTATACACAAAGAGTAATATCACTGATCAAAACAACTTCAGGATGTGATTTACGAAGACAAAGCGCATCTCGAAAAAGTATTAACGAAATTACGAAGGTTGCCTCCTCTAGTATCTCCTGTAGAGGTCAGTGCTC from Kwoniella europaea PYCC6329 chromosome 2, complete sequence encodes:
- a CDS encoding dihydroxyacetone kinase gives rise to the protein MAPQHKHLLNNPATLVVDSLKGLVNLNPEVKFDEGQRVTYTPPSKPRVALLSGGGSGHEPAHAGFVGKGLLDAAICGNIFASPNVAQVRRGVELVTREKGALIVVMNYTGDALHFGLAAEQHRASGKPGDVRVLLVQDDVAVSREQGTIVGRRGLAGTILVYKIASALSDQGADLDTVEDVAKYVTSRLGTIGVGLDHCHVPGTNVGESHLDDNQLELGMGIHNEAGTHKLELPSIAQLVDQMLSKITNTDDPERSYVPFKNDGSDEVVLLVNNLGAISELEIGGITGEAVKWLQSKNIKTRRVLSGTYMTSLNMPGFSLTLLLLPGKSESSTYSSSQILEYLDAPASAPGWAWTSGKEPGVVGAKVDEVVQEKKGKEVDLAPTDSSEFLAAITRSCKALIAAEPELTQQDQIAGDGDAGLTLEAGAKAILKVIESGKLAGKNVIEDIGVIAEVVEEDMGGTSGALYSIFFAGLGKALRDAANQGNKQTTPDVWSGAAEQALDTLYKYTRARPPSRTLVDPLEAFIASLPSKGLNGAAEDAHKAADKTKELVAKAGRGAYVNQEDLKKREVPDPGAWGIWRIVDGLRGFEA